One genomic window of Syntrophorhabdaceae bacterium includes the following:
- a CDS encoding HU family DNA-binding protein — MTKSELIANVADSSGIKKSVAEKVLNAFLDNITEALKTKDGKITLTGFGTFSVVERAARIGRNPRTGKEIKIPACKIPKFKPGNKLKDAI, encoded by the coding sequence ATGACCAAATCCGAGCTTATCGCGAACGTGGCAGACAGTTCAGGAATAAAGAAGTCCGTTGCGGAGAAAGTCTTGAATGCCTTTCTCGACAACATCACCGAAGCCCTCAAGACAAAGGACGGCAAGATCACATTGACCGGTTTCGGCACCTTTTCAGTCGTGGAAAGGGCGGCACGGATAGGGAGAAACCCGAGAACGGGAAAGGAGATCAAGATACCGGCATGCAAAATCCCGAAATTCAAACCAGGAAACAAACTGAAAGACGCGATATAG
- a CDS encoding NAD-dependent epimerase/dehydratase family protein gives MKVLVSGGCGFIGSHVVDAFVREGHDVVVIDNLSSGKIENLNGKAKLYVRDICDDAIEEVFREERPDIVDHHAAQISVPQSVKEPLFDAEVNIKGTVRLLQLSRMYGVGRFIFASTGGAIYGEADRIPTDEEYCPEPVSPYAIAKFASEKYINFFLHQHGLPYTVLRYSNVFGPRQIPHGEAGVVAIFTEQLLTGVHPTLNHFPEESRGMVRDYCYVKDIARASLLAAATEGSGIFNIGTGTGTHTLELYTAIMEVLRGKGHTAPSGFDEPLRDVARPGDIRANILNAGKAKAGLGWTPSYNLKSGLAETIDWYLERNGR, from the coding sequence ATGAAAGTGCTCGTGAGCGGCGGATGCGGATTCATCGGCTCCCATGTGGTGGACGCCTTTGTCCGCGAGGGTCATGATGTAGTGGTGATAGACAATCTATCCTCAGGAAAGATTGAGAATCTGAACGGGAAGGCGAAGCTCTATGTCCGTGACATCTGCGATGATGCGATCGAAGAGGTATTTCGTGAAGAGAGGCCGGACATCGTGGACCATCACGCGGCGCAGATCTCCGTGCCCCAATCGGTGAAAGAGCCGCTTTTTGATGCGGAAGTTAACATCAAAGGAACCGTGCGGCTGCTCCAACTCTCAAGGATGTACGGTGTCGGGAGATTCATTTTCGCATCCACGGGAGGCGCCATATATGGAGAGGCAGACCGAATACCGACGGATGAGGAATACTGTCCCGAGCCGGTTTCGCCCTATGCGATCGCGAAATTTGCAAGTGAGAAATATATAAATTTTTTCCTCCATCAGCACGGTCTCCCCTATACGGTCCTGAGGTATAGCAACGTATTCGGACCGCGCCAGATCCCTCATGGAGAAGCGGGGGTGGTCGCCATCTTCACTGAACAGCTTCTGACCGGAGTGCACCCGACATTAAATCATTTTCCGGAAGAAAGTCGAGGCATGGTGCGTGATTACTGTTACGTCAAGGATATTGCGCGGGCCAGTCTTTTGGCCGCGGCAACGGAGGGCTCCGGTATTTTCAATATAGGCACGGGAACGGGCACCCATACCCTCGAGCTTTACACTGCGATAATGGAGGTCCTGAGAGGCAAGGGGCATACTGCCCCATCGGGATTTGACGAGCCGCTGAGGGATGTGGCCAGGCCCGGAGATATAAGGGCGAACATTCTGAATGCGGGGAAGGCAAAAGCAGGACTCGGCTGGACCCCGTCCTATAACCTGAAAAGCGGTTTAGCGGAGACAATAGACTGGTACCTGGAGAGAAACGGCAGATAA